The sequence tatgttctgaaaactcatatgtgaatatgtatattatgtggaagatattgatttgaaaaatgtattggaggttaccactttcccttcgatgggactcgaacctactgagggtcgtgggttcgagtcccatcaaaGGGAAAGTGgtaacctccaatacatttttcaaatcaatgtctTCCACCTAtagtacatattcacatatgagttttcagaacacagtaaattgattttatttatcAATTCGTTCTATATAGAGGGAAGAGATCCTGGCGTGCTGCAACTATACCCTGCCTTATTCTCGGGCCGTTTTTAATCAATGCGCTAAACCAGCAGCAGAAAAAACCGGAACAAATAGAGCAGAACTTTTATCGGTATAACAGTTTTGTAATACACGATTAACAGGAGACGTCCAAACTAAATTTTGAgtataattagatgtgttgtaactatgtcaacTATTATCCAATTTTGACAATTAAGGGATTTCCAAACtcaaaatttaatgttgtttcaCGATATGTTCTTGGAACCGACCATTGCCATCGGATATTGGAGATACTCCGGGTTTTTTGAAATAGGctcagaaccgtaaatttgtggtgggtattGCCGGGGAATTAGGataacctgtcataagacgagtttatacaatcccattgaattccaccacttaattgtatcttgacagatacgtatttcaactcgacttcaagtcgagtcaagtacgtgacactgaagacggccttactgttgaggtcgaaatacgtatctgtcaagatacaattaagtggtggaattcaatgggattgtataaactctctcatgacaggtgaaaacattccactaaaaagctcaaaataattttcttatcaattaggataagttgtggttgaaaacagaataatattagtaaccacaaataaagtagggctctttatgattgatattcaaaatcggaccagaatcaagtagGCTATCGCCATTTGTTTCGAATCGTTGCCGATCGATAGTTTTAAAAGGGATCAGGCcacaaatttatttgaataatgcTTTTTGACCGATCTTCCATTCTGACTACATTCCAGAAGTCTTCTGACACGTCAAGAATGAGGAACCAACCAAAAAGAAGTCACTGGGGTGCCCTCAGGGAATCTGTagaagggacattttagttttaacaCCAAAGCTAGTCATTCTACGGTTCTTGTTCCATGgctttctatcaggaagcgaggtatgaatataaatacaggttccccgggacaatccgtaggtcccggaagcggtcaaagtcgTCAATGGTCAGTTTTATATTCATACCACGCTTACTGATAGAAAACCATATGAAAAAGTCGAAGGTTGTATCAAAGATAcgaccgcaaattgaacgtagaattacgtataaTGCGATAGTGGATTCAAAATTCGATCATGAACATTTTGTGCATATGCATGCTGGATGGGTAATaaccgaaatgtaggcaatttactgaAAAAGTGAAATTCCAACTTACTGAAATGCTGGATGGGTAATAACCGAAATGTAAGCAATTTACTGAAAAAGTGAAATTCCAACTTACTGAAATgcattgaatcaattgtttacaatagcTTTATGAAATCTTAGAGAGATTACTGATcgattcataccaaaatctccaaaatccgttgaaaaacggctgagttattggcttctacttcctgaccacttttcgtgacggtcccaaatttgaaactttggaattaCCCTCCTATCTTACCGAAAtgcgtaattctacgtcaaaaagaaCCATCAAATGActagttttggcgctaaaacagaaatgtccccttctagtCCGATTTCGAATTACAACAGAAGCCCTGCTTTATTAATGATTACTAATATTGTTCTATTTTCaaccacaacttatcctaatacccaTCACTCatttacggttctgaacctACCTTCGAAAAACCTGGAATCTTTCCAGTATTTAGCCAATGGCCATGTTCGGTTCCTTGAACATATCgtaaaaccacaataaatttctagttcaggcatcctTCAATTGTCAAAATCAGATTATAATTGACATAGTTAACACAtctatgaaccggtgccagcgaaagtgatACATGTTACATTCAataaattttacaggagacgcttttttcaaaaatctcaaaaataaaatacaaatttgcaattttctgcATCTCAACTGCACCAATGAGTTATAACTGATGTGCCTAAGTGtagtaatgagaaatatgcgaagtttttgacaaatttcaagtttggtggaacaaaatgcacatgtaccactactAATGGGAGCAaaatgagcttgagcttgagcttgattgactgctcgtagttgcaaCTCCATTacgaccagatcagctgttcttgcacagggaaccaacggatgtttgcttgggactagctcacatcttcaatgtacaatcTCATTGTGATCTCAATGTGATCtgatttcacttgtcataagacgagtttatacaatcccattgaattccaccacttaattgtatcttgacagatacgtatttcgacctcaacagtaaggccgtcttcagtgtctagtACTTGACAAGTACTAGTACTACTTGACAAGTACTAGTACTACTTGACAAGTactagacactgaagacggccttactgttgaggtcgaaatacgtatctgtcaagatacaattaggtggtggaattcaatgggattgtataaactcgtcttatgacaagtgaaaacatttcactaaaaagctcaaaataattttcttatgatctcatttgttaggtcatattggcgcctgccacgtcagaatgcaagtcaatgtaggggaGTTGGAGGAAATGGTGATGCacatgcacatgtaccactactAATGGGAgcaaaatgcaacagaaaccgaaaatcgttgccagtaaaagtggtacatgtacatttatacaattattttaaactagaggccttgataagagaaacgcggattgacatgtgccgccaatcgaaccgtcaaaaaacagcagccaatcgagcaagagacctgtcaagcagccaaaacatcggctcaaatactgaaaacggctaaattcgatTTAACACCATTTATGAATGAACcaattttaaatgcatttttaatttgttttgcaaatcaatgatagattatgaaatgcaattgttttatttgttggATTCGATTGTCATGTGATGTGAACACATTGAATAGCAATATGTAAAATTTTACCTGGATAAatcattcttccttttcatatgttgttctttgatgaagaagattggctgcagtgttggcagagctaCATttcctatccgcgtttctcttatcaaggcctctaTTTTAAACAGCAATAAACAATCTTGAAATTCATAATTGGGTTAAAATCTGATGTGGAAACATCCatgttgtcaaattttcttttcaataagcTGATTTTCGTGGGTAGAACTGTACAACTTTTCCTGGcaacgaaattgccattgtgaAGTGATgtataccagaaattaaaaagtgcatatctccagatttcgTTGACAAAAaccactttttcgttattcccatACTAGATCTTCGCTAACagaagccgttggtgtaaaaaacacaacatcgacaaaaatggtttatgtaccagtACCACTTTCGTTGGCACCGGTTCAATTATACCCTAAATTTGATATCCTAGAcattttggacatcccctgcATGAGAGATTAACTAATCATAGTTCTGATTGCAGTGCATTATTGAATGTCGTTCCATCCGGCTCGGATTGATTGTCAATAATACGCTCAACCTTGATAAAGTATCCGAATATCTGCAGCCGATGAGTGAGGACGTTCGGAGCACGGTTATCGCAGCGTACAGAAAATGTGATGCTAAAACAACTGGATCACAAAGCGTATGCCATTCATATGCAGTGGATCTTGAAGTTTGCACTCTGGAAGAGATCCACCGACAATGCCCGGATGAGCTTTATAATCCGAGTATTAATAATTGGATGTCATTTTTTTAAGAACAATCATTtagattttgttattttattttagGTGAATTATGCGACAAGAGAAGGGCAGGCGCCGAATTCTGCTCAAGgtaaaatgaaaatattgccaACCAGGATGGTCCAACATAGAATAAAGTTTATTCCTCATTCACAGTTAGaggtttttgttttatttaactACATGTAGAAATACGGTATTGTTTACTACtcctctttttcttcttcttcttcttcttcttcttcttcaatggctcttagggtttgcagaaaacgctctcaatagataacgaacaacgataaaagaaaggcaaaaactgttccgaatcataacaagccatgataacaaatttatcaaactgcgagaaaacaaaatcggataggcagcccccacacagaagtgatgattttcgctttgttttcgctcattttgtgttgcggaccgcacagctgtgtagaacaagttgaaatgcatcatcagaaccagtgcttcccgcgtttggagctttttaaaaaaaattatcatgaggtatacctcccgaatcagttctttatcatggcagcttgcgaaaaaagtctctcgcggtatgctacatatcgtatatgtatgcAAAGACGATAAGGGAGAGACTTTGTAATTCTCTTTTAGATTCAAACCCTGATGGCTCTACaatccaactgaaacttggcctgcttttcattagaatttcggttattaataattattgaaagcttttctatgcccgccattggatgagtatgtatcttgtgtatcaaatacaatagatacactaagcccagggtgtcgagaaggtttcccacccgaaaaatCCTAGACCggtccgagaatcgaactcgccatctccgggtttggcaatcctacgccttagctcgcaaggctactgatGCTCACTATAAATTCTCGATATACTAAGGCTATGAGATCACTTCAAAGATGAAAAACCTCGTTTCAACATTTCTTGACCCAATCATTTCTTGCAGTCATAAATTAAATACTTACTCAGCGTGACACAGAAACCTACAACCAAATTCCTTACTTCATTCCATATGCGCGCAATAAATAACACGCATATATACAAGAGCCAAACAGTTTACCAAACAATGCTAGCGCGTCGTTCTTTcattattttgacgtaggacttacgtctctctttactataccgggtgtcatttcaaaatattcaaatcgaccgcgttacgctgtgttgaaagattttaaacgttaatagcgttcgtctcagtggacgaatttctgcggtaagcccctcaaccgacagatttcaagtatgccttccatgtccatgcttgataagacccgaaaaacttgtttcaataggcatgaaactgttttcaatgaaaaacattgagatcaagggaacctataaatatgggtaccgcataattcttgcatcattccattaccacgttctcattggtgcagacaccagcgaatgagcagccgctgggtctgccgagaagccataaaatagcgcaacgcgattttttcctttcattctgaccgggacaagcaaaacaaccgcatcatcgattgaacagcactcacaccttttagcagggaatgaagtctgcaccggcTCGGCTCggttcggctcgacaccatcgaag comes from Armigeres subalbatus isolate Guangzhou_Male chromosome 2, GZ_Asu_2, whole genome shotgun sequence and encodes:
- the LOC134217024 gene encoding uncharacterized protein LOC134217024, with the protein product MEALNLLWQLVVSIVIMKVAVAEECIRFHEHREEILACCNYTLPYSRAVFNQCAKPAAEKTGTNRAELLSCIIECRSIRLGLIVNNTLNLDKVSEYLQPMSEDVRSTVIAAYRKCDAKTTGSQSVCHSYAVDLEVCTLEEIHRQCPDELYNPSELCDKRRAGAEFCSR